The following are encoded together in the Kribbella voronezhensis genome:
- a CDS encoding HAD-IIA family hydrolase — protein sequence MTEHKPVESWLTDMDGVLVHEERAIPGASEFISTLQESGKKFLVLTNNSIFTPRDLRARLLAGGIDVPEQAIWTSALATAQFLDDQRPGGTAYVIGEAGLTTALHEVGYVLTERAPDYVVLGETRTYSFEAITRAIRLIADGARFLATNPDPTGPSAEGPLPATGSVAALITRATGVAPYFVGKPNPLMMRSALNRIEAHSETSVMIGDRMDTDIISGLEAGLRSVLVLTGSTADHEVERFPYRPTRIVNSIADVVPLISALS from the coding sequence ATGACCGAGCACAAGCCGGTGGAGAGCTGGCTGACCGACATGGATGGGGTGCTCGTCCACGAGGAGCGCGCCATTCCGGGGGCGAGTGAGTTCATCTCGACCCTGCAGGAGTCCGGGAAGAAGTTCCTGGTGCTGACCAACAACTCGATCTTCACGCCACGGGACCTGCGCGCCAGGCTGCTGGCCGGCGGCATCGACGTGCCCGAGCAGGCGATCTGGACGTCCGCCCTCGCGACCGCGCAGTTCCTCGACGATCAACGGCCCGGCGGTACGGCGTACGTGATCGGCGAAGCCGGCCTGACGACCGCACTGCACGAGGTGGGTTACGTGCTGACCGAGCGGGCGCCGGACTACGTGGTGCTGGGGGAGACGCGGACGTATTCGTTCGAGGCGATCACGCGCGCGATCCGGCTGATCGCGGACGGCGCCAGATTCCTCGCGACCAACCCCGATCCCACCGGCCCGTCCGCCGAGGGTCCGCTGCCCGCGACCGGCTCGGTCGCGGCATTGATCACCCGGGCCACCGGCGTAGCGCCGTACTTCGTGGGCAAGCCGAACCCGCTGATGATGCGCAGCGCCCTGAACCGGATCGAGGCGCACTCCGAGACCTCGGTGATGATCGGCGACCGGATGGACACCGACATCATCAGCGGTCTCGAAGCCGGCCTCCGCAGCGTGCTCGTGCTGACCGGCTCGACCGCCGACCACGAGGTCGAGCGGTTCCCCTATCGACCGACCCGCATCGTCAACTCGATCGCCGACGTCGTTCCGCTGATCTCCGCTCTGTCCTAA
- a CDS encoding polysaccharide deacetylase family protein, producing the protein MAVVVLALLGPLLVVGCTQPTDAVTASAGSGQAAAASKYVILTFDDGPSPYTAKVLAILHAYGVKATFFELGQNVARYPSLTRRVYLAGNSVQNHTWDHRDLRRVSWTTFKSEVLNTDRVIRAQTGYTPRCLRPPYGAVNSLTYRRAASLGKTVRLWTVDPRDWSRPGTSVIVRRVLANVRNGSVILLHDGGGNRSQTVAALPTILRTLKARGYAFYTTWCG; encoded by the coding sequence GTGGCGGTGGTCGTCCTCGCGCTGCTCGGCCCCCTGCTGGTGGTGGGTTGCACTCAGCCCACGGACGCGGTCACCGCATCCGCTGGGTCGGGCCAAGCGGCGGCCGCGTCGAAGTACGTGATCCTGACCTTTGACGACGGGCCGTCGCCGTACACGGCGAAAGTGCTGGCGATCCTGCACGCGTACGGCGTCAAGGCAACGTTCTTCGAGCTCGGCCAGAACGTGGCGCGGTACCCGTCACTGACCCGGCGGGTCTACCTGGCCGGGAACAGCGTGCAGAACCACACCTGGGACCATCGCGATCTGCGGAGGGTTTCCTGGACCACCTTCAAGTCCGAAGTACTGAACACCGATCGGGTGATCCGGGCACAGACCGGATACACGCCACGTTGTCTCAGGCCGCCGTACGGCGCGGTCAACAGCCTGACGTACCGGCGCGCCGCGAGCCTCGGCAAGACGGTCCGGTTGTGGACCGTCGATCCACGCGACTGGTCGCGACCCGGCACGTCGGTGATCGTGCGCCGGGTGCTCGCGAACGTCCGCAACGGCTCGGTGATCCTGCTGCACGACGGTGGCGGTAATCGCAGCCAGACGGTCGCGGCGTTGCCGACCATCCTGCGGACACTGAAGGCTCGCGGATACGCGTTCTACACCACGTGGTGCGGTTAG
- a CDS encoding amino acid ABC transporter ATP-binding protein, with translation MPTTGEPVAVKAASLELAGIELAFGTNKVLRGVDLAVPAGQTACVIGPSGSGKSTLLRATNRLLEPDAGDIVLGGSSVLKSNPDELRRRIGMVFQHFNLFPHKTVLENITLPLRKIKKLGSDEAGVAALRQLDLVGLREKASARPGNLSGGQQQRVAIARALAMEPEVMLFDEATSALDPELVKGVLALMADLASAGMTMVVVTHEMGFARQVADQVAFMDRGVVVESGPPEKLFTAARSPRLQQFLSQVL, from the coding sequence ATGCCGACCACCGGTGAACCTGTCGCCGTGAAGGCAGCCAGCCTGGAGCTTGCCGGCATCGAACTTGCCTTTGGCACCAACAAGGTCCTGCGCGGCGTGGATCTGGCAGTGCCGGCCGGGCAGACGGCCTGCGTGATCGGGCCGTCCGGGTCGGGGAAGTCGACGTTGCTCCGGGCCACCAACCGGCTGCTCGAACCCGACGCCGGCGACATCGTGCTGGGCGGTTCGTCGGTGCTGAAGAGCAACCCGGACGAGCTGCGGCGGCGGATCGGGATGGTGTTCCAGCACTTCAACCTGTTCCCGCACAAGACCGTGCTGGAGAACATCACGCTGCCGCTGCGCAAGATCAAGAAGCTCGGCAGCGACGAGGCGGGCGTGGCCGCGCTCCGGCAACTGGACCTGGTCGGGCTCCGCGAGAAGGCGTCGGCACGGCCGGGGAATCTGTCCGGCGGTCAGCAGCAACGGGTGGCGATCGCGCGGGCGCTGGCGATGGAACCCGAGGTGATGCTGTTCGACGAGGCGACGTCGGCGCTCGACCCCGAACTGGTCAAGGGCGTCCTGGCACTGATGGCGGACCTCGCGTCGGCGGGCATGACGATGGTCGTCGTCACTCACGAGATGGGGTTCGCCCGCCAGGTCGCCGACCAGGTCGCCTTCATGGACCGCGGCGTCGTCGTCGAGTCCGGCCCGCCGGAGAAGCTGTTCACCGCCGCCCGGTCCCCCCGGCTCCAGCAGTTCCTGTCCCAGGTGCTCTAG
- a CDS encoding amino acid ABC transporter permease, which translates to MDIWSTLNDTFLDWESMKAVLPEMLKVGLVNTLVLAAASVVLGTVLGMIVAVLGLSRRRWLRWPAKIYTDIFRGLPAILTILLIGQGLSPITRHWWGPNPYPLGILALSLIAAAYIGEIFRSGIQSVEKGQLEAARALGFSYTSGMSLVVIPQGVRRVLPALVNQFIALVKESSLVYFLGLLASQRELFRIGQDAAATNGNLSPLLLAGLFYLVITVPLTHLVNYFDKRLREGRPAEPEVEELVHADHR; encoded by the coding sequence ATGGACATCTGGTCCACGCTGAACGACACCTTCCTCGACTGGGAGTCGATGAAGGCGGTCCTGCCGGAGATGCTGAAGGTGGGACTCGTCAACACCCTCGTCCTCGCCGCCGCCTCGGTCGTGCTGGGCACTGTGCTCGGCATGATCGTGGCGGTGCTGGGGCTGTCCCGGCGACGCTGGTTGCGCTGGCCCGCCAAGATCTACACCGACATCTTCCGGGGCCTGCCCGCGATCCTGACCATCCTGCTGATCGGTCAGGGCCTGTCCCCGATCACCCGGCACTGGTGGGGCCCGAACCCCTACCCGCTGGGGATTCTCGCCCTTTCGCTGATCGCCGCCGCTTACATCGGCGAGATCTTCCGCTCCGGGATCCAGAGCGTGGAGAAGGGCCAACTCGAGGCCGCCCGGGCGCTCGGGTTCAGCTACACCTCCGGGATGTCGCTCGTCGTCATTCCGCAGGGCGTACGACGGGTGCTGCCCGCGCTGGTGAACCAGTTCATCGCGCTGGTCAAGGAGTCGAGCCTGGTCTACTTCCTCGGGTTGCTCGCCAGCCAGCGCGAGTTGTTCCGGATCGGCCAGGACGCCGCGGCGACCAACGGCAACCTTTCGCCGTTGCTGCTGGCCGGCCTGTTCTACCTGGTCATCACGGTGCCGCTGACGCACCTGGTCAACTACTTCGACAAGCGGCTGCGCGAAGGCCGCCCTGCCGAACCCGAGGTCGAGGAGCTCGTCCATGCCGACCACCGGTGA
- a CDS encoding ABC transporter substrate-binding protein, giving the protein MRAFSALRRLAALGTAVTLVVALAACGSDDKSSGGPDLGLLQAGTLRIGTLTDAPPNVYVKDGKFTGFDNDLITAVAAKLNLKPEFVGTDFSALLSQVNGGQFDLGSSSITITEARKKTVAFSNGYDFGYLGLNTTKTSGITSFDQLAGKRVVVVQGTVQDDYATSKNLNPVRVPNYNAAVGQLKAGTADAWISPAEIGEKMAKEQGGGVVILAAKELSSAPTAYAVAKSNDKLREAVNKALDEVIADGTWTKLVQQYYPGRAVPASFKPGSGTVKFTPPSAG; this is encoded by the coding sequence GTGCGCGCCTTCAGCGCTCTTCGCCGGCTTGCTGCGCTCGGTACGGCCGTCACCCTGGTCGTCGCGCTGGCTGCCTGCGGTAGCGACGACAAGTCCTCGGGCGGCCCCGATCTGGGCCTGCTGCAGGCCGGCACGCTCCGGATCGGCACGCTCACCGACGCGCCGCCGAACGTGTACGTCAAGGACGGCAAGTTCACCGGCTTCGACAACGACCTGATCACCGCGGTCGCGGCGAAGCTGAACCTCAAGCCGGAGTTCGTCGGCACCGACTTCTCCGCCCTGCTGTCGCAGGTGAACGGCGGCCAGTTCGACCTCGGCAGCTCGTCGATCACGATCACCGAGGCGCGCAAGAAGACGGTTGCCTTCAGCAATGGGTACGACTTCGGCTACCTCGGCCTGAACACCACCAAGACGTCCGGCATCACCTCGTTCGACCAGCTCGCCGGTAAGCGCGTCGTCGTCGTCCAGGGCACCGTCCAGGACGACTACGCCACCAGCAAGAACCTGAACCCGGTCCGCGTGCCCAACTACAACGCCGCGGTCGGCCAGCTCAAGGCCGGTACGGCGGACGCCTGGATCTCCCCCGCCGAGATCGGCGAGAAGATGGCCAAGGAGCAGGGCGGCGGCGTGGTCATCCTGGCCGCGAAGGAACTCAGCTCCGCGCCGACGGCGTACGCCGTTGCCAAGAGCAACGACAAGCTGCGCGAGGCCGTCAACAAGGCGCTCGACGAGGTGATCGCCGACGGCACCTGGACCAAGCTCGTCCAGCAGTACTACCCGGGTCGCGCCGTCCCGGCGTCCTTCAAGCCCGGTAGCGGCACCGTGAAGTTCACCCCGCCGTCTGCCGGCTGA
- the ribD gene encoding bifunctional diaminohydroxyphosphoribosylaminopyrimidine deaminase/5-amino-6-(5-phosphoribosylamino)uracil reductase RibD: MKNVSPIDSAWLRRAVELAARGIGSTHPNPVVGCVITNRDGHPVGEGFHAYPGGPHAEVVALRMAGSQARGGTAYVTLEPCNHTGRTGPCADALIEAGISRVVYAVPDPNKQASGGGEKLRSKNIVVEEGVLRDEAEAVNQVWLHSVRTGRPFVTWKFATTLDGRSAAPDRSSKWITGPLARADVHRKRAECDAIAVGTQTVLDDDPELTVRDEHDVPASRQPLRVVVGDRPIPPTARVRNDRAETLLLPTHDPAEVLRQLDDHQIRHLWLEGGPTLAAAFLRAGLVDQIVAYVAPAMLGSGFSAVGDLGAESIDQLRRFNLADVTRLGDDVRLTLTPLGGN, translated from the coding sequence GTGAAGAACGTCTCGCCGATCGACAGCGCGTGGTTGCGTCGCGCCGTCGAGCTCGCCGCGCGCGGCATCGGCAGCACGCACCCGAACCCGGTCGTCGGCTGTGTGATCACGAACCGGGACGGCCATCCGGTCGGCGAGGGCTTCCACGCCTACCCCGGCGGTCCGCATGCCGAGGTCGTCGCCCTGCGGATGGCGGGCTCGCAGGCACGCGGCGGTACGGCGTACGTGACGCTGGAGCCGTGTAATCACACCGGCCGGACCGGGCCGTGCGCCGACGCGTTGATCGAGGCCGGCATCAGCCGGGTCGTGTACGCCGTACCGGACCCGAACAAGCAGGCATCCGGTGGCGGGGAGAAGCTGCGGAGCAAGAACATCGTCGTCGAAGAGGGCGTCCTCCGCGACGAGGCCGAAGCGGTGAACCAGGTCTGGCTGCACAGCGTCCGCACCGGTCGGCCGTTTGTCACCTGGAAATTCGCGACGACGCTCGACGGGCGGAGTGCGGCGCCGGACCGGTCGAGCAAGTGGATCACCGGACCACTCGCCCGCGCCGACGTGCACCGCAAGCGGGCCGAGTGCGATGCCATCGCTGTCGGCACGCAGACCGTCCTCGACGACGATCCCGAGCTGACGGTCCGCGACGAGCACGACGTACCGGCCTCGCGGCAGCCGTTGCGGGTCGTGGTCGGCGACCGCCCGATCCCGCCGACCGCGCGGGTCCGCAATGACCGCGCCGAGACTCTGTTGCTGCCCACCCACGACCCTGCCGAGGTACTACGGCAGCTCGACGATCACCAGATTCGCCACCTCTGGCTCGAAGGCGGACCGACGCTCGCGGCCGCGTTCCTCCGCGCCGGCCTGGTCGACCAGATCGTCGCGTACGTCGCGCCCGCGATGCTCGGATCGGGCTTCTCGGCCGTCGGGGATCTCGGTGCGGAATCTATCGACCAGCTCCGGCGCTTCAACCTGGCGGACGTCACGCGTCTCGGCGACGACGTCCGGCTCACCCTGACTCCCCTGGGAGGGAACTGA
- a CDS encoding riboflavin synthase, producing the protein MFTGIIEELGTVEALDLLDGDAARLTIRAPLVTQDAGHGDSISVNGCCLTVVEHGDGTFTADVMRETLKRTSLGAVEKGSSVNLERAVQAHARLGGHIVQGHVDGTGTIASRQPAEHWEVVRIAAPPEILRYVAEKGSIAVDGVSLTVTDVDDATGTFGISLIPTTLELTVLGRNQVGDTVNLEVDVIAKYVERLLVAGGK; encoded by the coding sequence ATGTTCACCGGCATCATCGAAGAACTCGGCACGGTCGAGGCCCTCGACCTGCTCGACGGCGACGCCGCCCGGCTCACGATCCGGGCTCCGCTGGTGACGCAGGACGCCGGGCACGGCGACTCGATCTCGGTGAACGGCTGTTGCCTCACAGTGGTCGAGCACGGTGACGGAACCTTCACCGCCGACGTGATGCGCGAGACCCTCAAGCGCACCAGCCTCGGCGCCGTCGAGAAGGGTTCGTCCGTCAACCTCGAACGCGCGGTGCAGGCGCACGCGCGACTCGGCGGCCACATCGTCCAGGGGCACGTCGACGGCACCGGCACGATCGCGAGCCGGCAGCCGGCCGAGCACTGGGAGGTGGTCCGGATCGCCGCCCCACCGGAGATTCTCCGGTACGTCGCGGAGAAGGGCTCCATCGCTGTCGACGGAGTGTCGTTGACCGTCACCGATGTGGACGACGCCACCGGAACCTTCGGGATCAGCCTGATCCCGACCACGCTGGAACTGACCGTGCTCGGCCGCAACCAGGTCGGGGACACGGTGAATCTCGAAGTCGACGTCATCGCCAAGTACGTCGAGCGGCTACTCGTTGCTGGAGGCAAATAA